AGGTAGTTCTAACAAGACGTTGAAAATCATTTTGCAGGAAAAACTAGGAACATGGTACTTCGAGAATAAAAGTGGTGACACTGTTTACGAAGGGCACCTGTTTCCCTTATTTGTGATGGAGAAACTAGATTTATGGTCGGAGAAAGACACCCGCGAAAGATCTGCTGTACATTCTCTATACATTTTCATATACACAACGTCACTGCATCACATATCAATATTCATTTCCTGGTATTTTTATACATTCAATTGCAGATGAGCATGCGATAAGAAAGAAAGCTCTGCCAATAGGGGTTGATGAAAGAAGCCATGGAGTTGTTAGTTAGTCACCTCACATCACAAAGTAGGCGGACTAAAATGGATCTGTTTTCAAGAATCACCCGTAACTCAGTTGGCTATGGAACTATTTTACAGTTAGGAGGCAGGGCTCAAGTACTCGCTCAACCACCACCACCTACTCTAATAGATGAGGCC
This portion of the Capsicum annuum cultivar UCD-10X-F1 unplaced genomic scaffold, UCD10Xv1.1 ctg1183, whole genome shotgun sequence genome encodes:
- the LOC124890091 gene encoding LOW QUALITY PROTEIN: nudix hydrolase 17, mitochondrial-like (The sequence of the model RefSeq protein was modified relative to this genomic sequence to represent the inferred CDS: substituted 2 bases at 2 genomic stop codons); amino-acid sequence: MKVKEFETAYQGGWEKDETIEVAARLEKIEEAGVYGDIKEKLGTWYFENKSGDTVYEGHLFPLFVMEKLDLWSEKDTRERSAMSMRXERKLCQXGLMKEAMELLVSHLTSQSRRTKMDLFSRITRNSVGYGTILQLGGRAQVLAQPPPPTLIDEA